From Myxococcales bacterium, a single genomic window includes:
- the arfB gene encoding aminoacyl-tRNA hydrolase — translation MADNDLEIAPYLTLPEAEIREAASRSSGPGGQHVNKSNTRVTLRWNVRYSQVLNSRQRALLLDKLRVRLTLEGDLVVNADRTRSRARNREHARERIVELVREALVEPEVRRPTKPSRASKIRIRKEKTNRSVVKRHRGRVSRDDD, via the coding sequence ATGGCCGACAACGATCTCGAAATTGCTCCCTACCTGACGCTTCCCGAGGCGGAAATTCGCGAGGCTGCGAGCCGCTCAAGCGGACCCGGGGGCCAACACGTCAATAAATCCAACACCCGGGTCACCCTGCGCTGGAACGTCCGGTACAGCCAGGTCCTGAACAGCCGTCAGCGAGCCCTGTTGCTGGATAAGTTGAGAGTTCGACTCACGCTGGAAGGGGATCTCGTCGTCAACGCAGACCGTACTCGCAGCCGGGCGCGCAACCGGGAACACGCCCGGGAGCGAATTGTCGAGCTGGTGCGCGAGGCCCTTGTCGAGCCAGAAGTGCGACGCCCAACAAAGCCCAGCCGTGCCTCGAAGATTCGAATTCGCAAAGAAAAAACGAATCGCAGCGTGGTCAAGCGCCATCGCGGCCGGGTGTCGCGCGACGATGATTGA